One window of Psychrobacillus sp. FSL H8-0483 genomic DNA carries:
- a CDS encoding general stress protein → MKEMLEKRLAYLYSGELASIIVFVLVSYLLNYAFPNLQLYSLYSFWVSFILLEFLLLQGTIYWYANLKRLRNEKSAITPIKIVRLLHRSKSLNIVMIITAIVAFAFDFIKWYPSFPLGGLSIAFFIYIFAILEFINYFYIQLSYDNVSDIKNLLKSRKLKKSSLNKDFKRINKLEL, encoded by the coding sequence TTGAAGGAAATGTTAGAAAAAAGATTAGCTTATTTATATTCTGGGGAATTAGCTTCTATAATCGTTTTTGTCCTTGTTAGTTATCTATTAAATTATGCATTCCCTAATCTACAATTGTATTCTCTATATTCATTTTGGGTATCCTTTATCCTTTTAGAGTTTCTTTTATTACAAGGAACAATTTATTGGTATGCAAATCTTAAAAGACTAAGAAATGAGAAATCGGCTATAACTCCGATTAAGATTGTTCGACTGTTACATCGTTCAAAATCGCTTAATATAGTTATGATTATTACCGCAATTGTTGCATTTGCTTTTGATTTCATTAAATGGTATCCATCTTTTCCATTGGGTGGATTATCAATTGCATTCTTCATTTATATCTTTGCAATTTTAGAGTTTATTAACTACTTTTACATTCAACTCTCATACGATAATGTCTCTGACATTAAAAATTTGTTAAAAAGTAGAAAATTGAAGAAATCCTCTCTGAATAAAGATTTTAAAAGAATAAATAAATTGGAACTCTGA